The Bacillus carboniphilus genome contains a region encoding:
- a CDS encoding ankyrin repeat domain-containing protein, with translation MKFEVPAGKIVLGLFLTTVLYVGLIVGFIFSSEMFNDFFDETTQLEDAFYDDDFEKTKDLLMEGEDPSKILFYGQTIIHKAIAKDKKNYYNEYMEYIEDPNIVNDSDESLLTYACMHASIDIIEDLVNRGANINYSDDWGYTPLLNAIASEREVEIIQFLLENGANPNFTQEDGLTALQLAEENGYDDIVEAIKSHMDQE, from the coding sequence GTGAAGTTTGAAGTTCCTGCGGGCAAGATTGTTCTAGGCTTGTTTTTAACAACAGTATTATATGTAGGATTAATTGTTGGATTCATATTTAGTAGTGAGATGTTTAATGATTTTTTTGATGAAACGACGCAGTTAGAAGACGCTTTTTACGATGATGATTTTGAAAAAACAAAAGATTTGTTAATGGAAGGCGAAGATCCTTCGAAAATATTATTTTATGGGCAGACCATTATTCACAAGGCCATAGCTAAAGATAAAAAGAATTATTATAACGAGTATATGGAATATATAGAAGATCCTAATATTGTGAATGATTCTGATGAGTCGTTACTCACTTATGCATGTATGCATGCAAGTATTGATATAATAGAGGACTTAGTTAATAGAGGAGCAAATATTAATTACTCAGATGATTGGGGATATACTCCATTACTAAATGCTATTGCGAGCGAAAGAGAAGTAGAAATCATTCAATTTTTATTAGAAAACGGTGCCAATCCAAATTTTACTCAAGAAGATGGTTTAACTGCATTACAGTTAGCTGAAGAAAATGGATATGATGATATTGTCGAAGCAATAAAATCTCATATGGATCAGGAATAA
- a CDS encoding M48 family metallopeptidase, whose translation MLDKKLIHQKEDAYFILSVIFSVMAYIGIAFTIIGIPILLAVVAILFFMQGVFIGQIRGNGVKLSHKQFPDFYKKLEKLSQDMELKKTPDVYVVESSGMLNAFATRFFGRNMVILYSEIFELLKEGHEEELTFVLAHELAHIKRNHMLKSLLLLPSSFMPFLTEAYSRGCEYTCDRMAAKYIESPNAAANALTVLAIGKDLFTHVDRDDYINQL comes from the coding sequence ATGCTAGATAAAAAGTTAATTCATCAAAAAGAGGATGCTTATTTTATATTAAGCGTTATTTTTTCTGTTATGGCCTATATAGGGATAGCTTTCACTATTATTGGTATTCCTATTTTGTTAGCTGTAGTGGCAATCCTCTTTTTTATGCAAGGTGTATTTATCGGTCAAATTAGAGGAAATGGTGTTAAATTGAGTCATAAGCAGTTTCCAGATTTTTATAAAAAACTCGAAAAACTAAGTCAAGATATGGAGCTTAAAAAAACGCCAGATGTTTATGTAGTCGAATCATCCGGGATGTTGAATGCTTTTGCAACTAGGTTTTTTGGACGTAATATGGTTATCTTATATTCAGAAATATTCGAGCTTTTAAAAGAAGGGCACGAGGAAGAATTAACGTTCGTATTGGCTCACGAATTAGCCCATATTAAACGCAATCATATGTTGAAAAGCTTATTACTATTGCCTTCTAGCTTCATGCCATTCTTAACAGAAGCTTATTCAAGAGGCTGTGAATATACGTGTGATCGTATGGCTGCAAAGTATATCGAGAGTCCAAATGCAGCTGCGAATGCTTTAACCGTTTTAGCCATTGGGAAAGATTTGTTTACTCATGTGGACAGAGACGATTACATTAATCAATTATAA